The following proteins are encoded in a genomic region of Variovorax paradoxus:
- a CDS encoding helix-turn-helix domain-containing protein, which yields MSSKTRLEAAQYIWREGLYVEDRPWCDRTRGENILSMPIASPKHALDPALLALGTAIKALRKAHGISQEELAHRSHIDRSYMSSIERGMQNPGVMTVVQIAAGIGVSVTELATKARL from the coding sequence TTGAGCTCGAAAACCCGTCTGGAGGCGGCGCAGTACATATGGAGAGAAGGCCTGTATGTGGAAGATCGTCCGTGGTGCGATCGTACACGAGGCGAGAACATTTTGTCTATGCCAATTGCCTCGCCCAAACACGCGCTCGACCCAGCGCTGTTGGCGCTGGGTACTGCCATCAAGGCATTACGCAAAGCGCACGGAATCTCGCAAGAAGAGCTCGCGCATCGCAGTCACATCGATCGCTCTTACATGAGCAGCATCGAAAGAGGGATGCAAAACCCTGGCGTGATGACCGTTGTTCAGATTGCCGCAGGCATTGGCGTTTCCGTGACCGAGTTAGCGACCAAGGCGCGGCTCTAG
- a CDS encoding helix-turn-helix domain-containing protein, whose protein sequence is MRSLSAARIGAQVRALRMAAEVSGGELAKISGISASMLSRIERGLVSPSVETLERLAQGLHVPTSRFFSDQARRTDFCHVRAGHGVLVDRIGAVADYRYELLGHLLSGNLFVEPYLVTLLPGADPYVTFQHPGLKFLYFLSGEVSYRYGGRTVEVRAGDSLLFDAIALHGIEAIQTQPVSYLSVVFTLRE, encoded by the coding sequence GTGCGCAGCCTGTCTGCGGCTCGCATCGGCGCGCAGGTGAGGGCGCTGCGCATGGCGGCCGAGGTGTCTGGCGGCGAACTGGCCAAGATCTCGGGGATTTCTGCCTCGATGCTTTCTCGCATTGAGCGCGGGTTGGTCTCGCCTTCGGTGGAGACCTTGGAGCGACTCGCGCAGGGCCTGCATGTGCCGACCTCACGCTTCTTCAGTGATCAGGCGCGGCGCACTGACTTTTGCCATGTGCGTGCAGGACATGGTGTCTTGGTCGATCGGATCGGCGCCGTGGCGGACTACCGCTACGAGCTGCTGGGTCACCTGCTGTCGGGCAATCTGTTCGTCGAGCCCTATCTGGTCACGCTGCTGCCCGGCGCCGATCCCTACGTGACCTTCCAGCATCCGGGCCTCAAGTTCCTGTACTTCCTGTCCGGGGAGGTCAGCTACCGCTATGGCGGCAGGACTGTGGAGGTGAGGGCAGGGGACTCGCTGCTGTTCGATGCGATCGCACTGCATGGGATTGAGGCCATCCAGACCCAGCCGGTCTCTTACCTGTCAGTGGTGTTCACGCTGCGAGAGTAG
- a CDS encoding relaxase/mobilization nuclease domain-containing protein: MPEQTVRWGRSSRGFTDAPRDMTLDIVSYGRRGPGGQLRFGADQIAQIQRTVGRTPEVMVKVSGGARDIGGVEAHLRYIGRHGKLELETDEGLAQQGRGAAKEITADWQLELCRSQYKPRPAQGQKDTRAKLVHNIVLSMPASTPPEKVLAAARVFARENFALQYRYAMVLHTDQPHPHVHLVVKCEHEFEPDKRLYIRKDTLRQWREQFAALMREQGVAANATPRQVRGQTRKPYRDAIHHRLRALRAFDQLPLSDRTGHRPPKTSTFMRAKLESVLQALQTKRGTLDAGKETMQRTRQEVVAGWHAIADALRSQGQAELADRVERFLARMPAVQTDAQRMADRWKDTERSRAPERAHANSSGPRVR, encoded by the coding sequence ATGCCTGAACAGACGGTGCGCTGGGGCCGAAGCAGCCGCGGCTTTACCGATGCGCCGCGCGACATGACGCTGGACATCGTGAGCTACGGCCGGCGAGGACCGGGCGGTCAGCTCCGCTTCGGCGCCGACCAGATCGCGCAAATCCAGCGCACGGTGGGCCGCACGCCCGAGGTGATGGTGAAGGTCTCCGGCGGAGCACGGGACATCGGCGGCGTGGAGGCCCATCTGCGCTACATCGGCCGGCATGGCAAGCTGGAGTTGGAAACCGACGAGGGGTTGGCGCAGCAGGGCCGGGGTGCAGCCAAGGAGATCACGGCCGACTGGCAGCTTGAGCTTTGTAGAAGCCAGTACAAGCCGAGACCCGCTCAGGGGCAGAAAGATACGCGTGCGAAGTTGGTCCACAACATCGTCTTGTCCATGCCCGCCAGCACGCCACCGGAAAAGGTACTGGCTGCTGCGCGCGTCTTTGCACGCGAGAACTTCGCGCTGCAATATCGCTACGCCATGGTGCTGCACACCGATCAGCCGCACCCGCATGTGCATCTGGTGGTCAAGTGCGAGCACGAGTTCGAGCCTGACAAGCGCCTCTACATCCGCAAGGACACGCTGCGGCAGTGGCGTGAGCAGTTCGCCGCACTGATGCGAGAGCAGGGCGTGGCGGCCAATGCCACACCGCGCCAAGTGCGAGGGCAGACCCGCAAGCCCTACAGGGACGCGATCCATCATCGGCTGCGCGCGCTTCGGGCATTCGACCAGCTGCCCCTGAGCGACCGGACCGGGCATCGGCCGCCGAAGACCTCGACCTTCATGCGAGCCAAGCTGGAGAGCGTGCTCCAGGCCTTACAGACAAAGCGAGGCACCCTGGATGCCGGCAAAGAGACCATGCAGCGCACGCGGCAGGAGGTGGTAGCGGGCTGGCACGCAATTGCGGATGCGCTTCGAAGTCAGGGCCAGGCCGAGTTGGCCGACCGGGTGGAGCGCTTCCTCGCGCGCATGCCGGCTGTGCAGACAGATGCGCAGCGAATGGCGGATCGGTGGAAGGACACAGAGAGAAGTCGGGCGCCGGAGCGCGCCCATGCCAACTCGTCTGGGCCACGTGTCCGATGA
- a CDS encoding helix-turn-helix transcriptional regulator, protein MQFEPHANHRHVDLPTATGPAFFRMADVIRITALSRATLYRRIAGGKFPPPVHLGGRACGWPRGALQHWIDDPEGYSDASRTS, encoded by the coding sequence ATGCAATTTGAACCCCATGCCAATCACCGCCATGTTGATCTGCCGACCGCGACGGGCCCCGCGTTTTTTCGCATGGCCGACGTGATACGCATCACCGCACTGAGCCGCGCCACCTTGTATCGCAGGATTGCTGGAGGCAAGTTTCCTCCTCCTGTGCATTTAGGCGGACGCGCCTGTGGATGGCCGCGTGGGGCACTTCAGCACTGGATCGATGATCCGGAGGGGTACTCGGACGCTTCCCGAACCAGCTGA
- a CDS encoding plasmid pRiA4b ORF-3 family protein — translation MALKVAKTKRYGTPDPRWPEADMLNERRYTVGDVLGQTLQQFSYSYDFGGGWDHTIAVEQRLVGVEGKNTWPMCIDGENACPSEDVSGPPGCMDFLEALHNPTHAQDEDMWTWVGRHLNFPIERRR, via the coding sequence ATGGCGTTGAAGGTCGCAAAGACCAAACGCTACGGCACGCCAGACCCGCGATGGCCCGAGGCAGACATGCTCAACGAGCGCCGCTACACCGTGGGCGACGTGCTCGGGCAGACCCTGCAGCAGTTCAGCTACAGCTATGACTTCGGAGGCGGCTGGGATCACACGATCGCGGTCGAGCAGCGTCTGGTCGGCGTCGAAGGAAAGAATACGTGGCCGATGTGCATCGATGGCGAGAACGCATGTCCGTCCGAGGACGTCAGCGGCCCGCCGGGCTGCATGGACTTCCTTGAAGCTCTGCACAATCCGACGCACGCGCAGGACGAAGACATGTGGACCTGGGTAGGCCGGCACCTCAATTTTCCAATCGAGCGGCGGCGGTGA
- a CDS encoding RHS repeat-associated core domain-containing protein produces the protein MAHEEMVIEVEIHKRESMRESAMREEKRLRCPIRSALLWPRISAHQDQWLRGPTGRRSDNFLGWPFFDTELTALFRLGLALLLLCLAHAAGATIWSTPVKKWAGTSPISHYASDVFRYTREEACADTLVLYQQFYSTYPATVTSSGPPVDSNCPFHYVWKDGSTSDALAALRVAYDKVCPADSTLTGSGNCLCSRSFQEDSTQSFCLRPEQPPMCQRPPDGVLNGAPILPATAEKYRTETDWSDAGPDALSFTRTYRSSWASDLTRASNPLGQVWWHNFSAKLVAVPSTAPSVVAITTGEGYVRTFGKSVGATFWSASNGADTLAQLSSGSWTYHRVDDDATLSFDASGKLQTEVDRNGWVTAYTYNGAGQLASVTNGFGRTLALTYNGAGQLTAITTPDARVIAYAYDGSGRLASVLYPDGKGRNFVYENTSFPQALTGIFDEASVRWGTFAYDSTGRAISTQLAGSVDSYQVSYPSSNSAAVVDPLGTSRSYNYGTTLGKLAVTGGSLPSGGGKSDAASRVQDANGLITSETDFKGVVTTTTWDVARRLPTSVTRASGTPEAQTVTTQWHPTFSLPSLVTETGRTTVYTYGALGNVLTRTVTDTATNQAQLWQWTYNAQQLVATATEPNGAVTSYTYDPRGNVLTSINALSHVTSYTYDNANRVASSTAPNGLVITYTYDSRDRLLTQTVGGQTTTLTYKPYSTVETVSLPTGLVLTYSYDAAHRLIGWSNNRGESGSYTLDGMGNRTAEQIKDSAGNVAWNAARTINAINRLSAQTEGPNQASSFGYDANGELTRSTNGLNQSTQYGLDGLRRVKAVIDAANATATLKYNALDAVTEAKDFKGVATTYARDAQGNATAESSADTGGASTQYDALGLPNQITDALGQATTITRDALGRPTNLVFADGKTTTLRYDLSANSKGYLSEIVDRSGTTEYTRDGFGRVTLKKQTLANGSVQQVSYSYNPNGTLASIGYPNNGGLLTHSYDATGRLTALSLNGNPLVTGIAWNPLGQPTAWTWAFASPSLAASRSYDTAGRMTATEFSSYVYDAAGRITSLTQTLYAPGDTDPTHSTIGASDITWTVGYNAVGRITGFNATGSTAGFGYDANGNRSSSTRVLNGQSTSRTYTVGAASNRLTGFSQIMSGSSSTSVTYGYNANGDLVSDGLRSYTYDAEGRLVASTTGATDVSPTTRYAHNALGQRVFKTEPLYPPGPGDEADPGFMQSLIAFFTRLWSPATNQAEQLGYAYVYDENGTLISEAGSGGANSAGQASYIYLPTANGPMPIAAVINGATYAVHSDHLNTPRKLSNVDGQPVWQWSYSAFGEDKPTTAKNRFANLDTTPNPGTTSVSEVKFNLRYPGQYADEESGLFYNYFRSYDARTGRYSQPDPIGLRGGWNRFAYVSGDPLGFSDPSGLDRWGSYGYGRYLPATNPAPSFWERLNFPETPEQRALGEKIAMGFCGSTLGAAKAGNLIYRSASGTPASMTPRPVDLKGLSAANSVENALAGKNQIIDASKLQNLCAVCDNAATGHVSIAPKDMSQMPGWVNSRGGADIHPLTQELMDAVTGVFKK, from the coding sequence ATGGCCCACGAAGAGATGGTCATCGAGGTTGAGATACACAAACGAGAAAGCATGAGGGAGAGTGCGATGAGGGAGGAGAAAAGGCTGCGATGTCCGATTCGGTCCGCTCTACTTTGGCCGCGGATTTCGGCGCATCAGGATCAGTGGCTGAGAGGTCCGACTGGCAGAAGGTCGGACAATTTTCTGGGTTGGCCGTTCTTCGATACTGAGCTCACAGCCCTCTTCCGTCTGGGTCTTGCGTTGCTGTTGTTGTGCCTAGCCCATGCAGCCGGTGCGACGATTTGGTCAACCCCCGTTAAGAAATGGGCAGGGACTTCACCCATAAGTCACTACGCGAGCGATGTGTTTCGGTACACCAGAGAGGAAGCCTGCGCGGACACTCTTGTGCTCTATCAACAGTTTTACAGCACATACCCCGCAACCGTTACCAGTTCCGGCCCTCCGGTTGATTCCAATTGCCCCTTCCATTACGTTTGGAAAGATGGCTCGACTTCGGACGCCCTTGCTGCCTTGCGTGTCGCCTATGACAAGGTGTGCCCGGCCGACAGTACGCTGACCGGTAGCGGCAATTGTCTGTGCAGCCGAAGTTTTCAGGAAGATTCGACACAGTCTTTTTGCCTTCGGCCCGAGCAACCACCCATGTGTCAGCGTCCGCCGGACGGTGTCCTCAATGGCGCTCCTATTCTTCCTGCTACCGCAGAGAAATACCGCACCGAAACTGATTGGTCCGACGCTGGTCCCGATGCTCTGTCCTTCACGCGCACCTACCGAAGCAGTTGGGCGAGTGATTTGACCCGGGCCAGTAACCCGCTCGGTCAGGTCTGGTGGCACAACTTCAGTGCCAAGCTGGTCGCCGTGCCCAGCACAGCCCCCTCAGTCGTAGCCATCACCACCGGCGAAGGCTATGTGCGGACCTTTGGCAAGTCTGTTGGTGCCACCTTCTGGAGTGCCAGCAATGGTGCCGACACCCTGGCGCAACTCTCCTCTGGCAGCTGGACCTACCACCGCGTCGATGACGACGCCACGCTCAGCTTCGACGCCTCCGGCAAACTGCAGACCGAAGTGGATCGCAACGGCTGGGTCACTGCGTACACCTACAACGGTGCTGGCCAACTGGCCTCCGTCACGAACGGTTTCGGACGCACCCTCGCGCTCACATACAACGGCGCAGGCCAGCTGACCGCCATCACGACCCCGGATGCGCGGGTCATCGCCTACGCCTACGATGGGTCCGGCCGCTTGGCCTCAGTCCTGTACCCCGACGGCAAGGGCCGCAATTTCGTCTACGAGAACACCTCGTTTCCTCAGGCACTGACCGGCATCTTCGATGAAGCCTCCGTTCGCTGGGGGACGTTCGCATACGACAGTACGGGCCGCGCGATCAGCACTCAGCTCGCGGGCTCCGTTGACAGCTATCAAGTCAGCTATCCGTCTTCAAACTCGGCTGCGGTGGTCGATCCCCTGGGCACGAGCCGTAGCTACAACTACGGCACCACGCTGGGCAAGCTCGCGGTTACCGGAGGCTCTCTGCCCTCGGGTGGAGGTAAGAGCGATGCCGCCAGTCGTGTACAGGATGCCAACGGCCTGATCACTTCGGAGACCGACTTCAAGGGCGTGGTCACCACAACGACCTGGGACGTTGCCCGCCGCCTGCCCACATCAGTCACACGCGCCTCCGGCACCCCCGAAGCCCAGACCGTGACCACCCAGTGGCACCCGACCTTCTCACTGCCATCGTTGGTGACTGAGACAGGCCGCACCACCGTCTACACCTACGGCGCCCTCGGCAATGTCCTGACCCGCACGGTCACCGACACGGCGACCAACCAAGCTCAGCTCTGGCAATGGACCTACAACGCCCAGCAGCTCGTGGCCACCGCCACCGAGCCCAACGGCGCGGTCACCAGCTACACCTACGACCCCCGCGGCAACGTCCTGACCTCGATCAACGCCCTGAGCCACGTCACCAGCTACACCTACGACAACGCCAACCGCGTCGCGAGCTCGACGGCCCCCAATGGCCTCGTCATCACCTACACCTACGACTCGCGCGACCGCCTCTTGACCCAGACCGTCGGCGGCCAGACCACCACGCTCACCTACAAGCCCTACAGCACGGTCGAGACGGTGTCCTTGCCCACGGGCCTGGTCCTCACCTACAGCTACGACGCCGCCCACCGCCTCATCGGCTGGAGCAACAACCGCGGCGAGAGCGGCAGCTACACCCTGGACGGCATGGGCAACCGCACCGCCGAGCAGATCAAGGACAGCGCCGGCAACGTCGCCTGGAACGCCGCGCGCACCATCAACGCCATCAACCGCCTCAGCGCCCAGACCGAAGGCCCCAACCAGGCCAGTTCCTTCGGCTACGACGCCAACGGCGAGCTGACCCGCAGCACCAACGGCCTGAACCAGAGCACCCAGTACGGCCTGGACGGCCTGCGCCGCGTCAAGGCCGTGATCGATGCGGCCAACGCCACCGCCACCCTCAAGTACAACGCCCTGGACGCCGTCACCGAAGCCAAGGACTTCAAGGGCGTGGCCACCACCTACGCGCGCGATGCCCAAGGCAACGCCACGGCCGAGAGCAGCGCCGACACCGGCGGCGCCAGCACCCAGTACGACGCCCTGGGCCTGCCCAACCAGATCACCGACGCCCTCGGCCAGGCCACCACCATCACCCGCGATGCCCTGGGCCGTCCCACCAACTTGGTCTTCGCCGACGGCAAGACCACCACCCTGCGCTACGACCTGAGCGCGAACAGCAAGGGCTACCTCTCCGAGATCGTCGATCGCAGCGGCACCACCGAGTACACGCGAGACGGCTTCGGCCGCGTGACCCTCAAGAAGCAGACCCTCGCGAACGGCAGCGTGCAGCAGGTCAGCTACAGCTACAACCCGAACGGCACCCTGGCGAGCATCGGCTACCCGAACAACGGCGGCCTGCTCACCCACAGCTACGACGCCACCGGCCGCCTCACGGCCCTGAGCCTGAACGGCAACCCGCTGGTCACCGGCATCGCCTGGAACCCGCTGGGCCAGCCCACCGCCTGGACCTGGGCCTTCGCGAGCCCGAGCCTGGCGGCCAGCCGCAGCTACGACACCGCGGGCCGGATGACCGCCACCGAGTTCAGCAGCTATGTCTACGACGCCGCAGGCCGCATCACCAGCCTGACGCAGACCCTCTACGCACCCGGCGACACCGACCCCACCCACAGCACCATCGGCGCCAGCGACATCACCTGGACCGTGGGCTACAACGCCGTGGGCCGCATCACCGGCTTCAACGCCACCGGCAGCACCGCCGGCTTCGGCTACGACGCCAACGGCAACCGAAGCAGTAGCACGCGGGTGCTCAACGGCCAGAGCACCAGCCGTACCTACACCGTGGGCGCTGCGAGCAACCGGCTCACGGGCTTCTCCCAGATCATGAGCGGCTCTAGCAGCACCAGCGTCACCTACGGCTACAACGCCAACGGCGACCTCGTGAGCGACGGCCTCAGGAGCTACACCTACGACGCCGAGGGCCGCCTGGTGGCTTCCACCACCGGCGCCACCGACGTGAGCCCGACCACGCGCTACGCGCACAACGCACTGGGCCAGCGCGTCTTCAAGACCGAGCCGCTGTACCCACCGGGCCCCGGCGATGAAGCCGACCCGGGCTTCATGCAGAGCCTGATCGCGTTCTTCACCAGATTGTGGAGCCCGGCAACCAACCAAGCCGAGCAGCTGGGCTATGCCTACGTCTACGACGAGAACGGCACGCTGATCTCGGAGGCCGGCAGCGGCGGGGCCAACAGTGCGGGCCAGGCCAGCTACATCTACCTGCCGACGGCGAACGGGCCGATGCCGATTGCAGCGGTGATCAATGGCGCGACCTATGCGGTGCACAGCGACCACCTGAACACGCCGCGCAAACTCAGCAACGTGGACGGCCAGCCCGTCTGGCAGTGGAGCTACAGCGCGTTCGGGGAGGACAAGCCGACCACCGCGAAGAACCGGTTCGCGAACCTCGACACGACACCCAACCCGGGCACCACCAGCGTCTCCGAGGTGAAGTTCAATCTGCGGTATCCAGGGCAGTACGCGGATGAGGAGAGTGGGCTGTTCTACAACTACTTCAGGAGCTACGACGCGAGGACCGGGCGCTACAGCCAGCCGGATCCCATCGGGCTTCGAGGAGGTTGGAACAGGTTTGCGTATGTCAGTGGCGACCCCCTTGGCTTTAGCGATCCGTCCGGTCTGGACCGCTGGGGCAGCTATGGCTATGGGCGATACCTTCCTGCAACAAACCCGGCACCCTCCTTCTGGGAAAGGCTCAATTTCCCCGAGACACCAGAGCAGCGGGCGCTCGGGGAAAAAATCGCAATGGGATTTTGTGGCAGTACGCTTGGTGCTGCAAAGGCCGGAAACTTGATCTATCGATCGGCATCCGGTACTCCCGCCAGCATGACTCCTCGCCCAGTGGACCTGAAGGGGCTGTCTGCGGCTAACAGTGTTGAGAATGCCCTCGCAGGAAAGAACCAGATCATTGACGCCTCCAAGCTGCAAAATCTTTGTGCAGTCTGTGACAACGCGGCCACGGGCCACGTTTCCATTGCTCCCAAGGACATGAGCCAGATGCCGGGTTGGGTCAATAGCCGAGGTGGAGCGGACATACATCCGTTAACCCAAGAGCTGATGGACGCCGTGACTGGCGTCTTCAAGAAATAA
- the tnpA gene encoding IS66-like element accessory protein TnpA translates to MTDDFEDLKRRLVVGHKSDGRSVYDEAAKSELVALCLQPGASVSRLARECGVNANQVGRWLREHGHGARARKAVASVVPAPAAFVAVSVPPASPIAVRSGGDIVAVMDVQARLPNGVAIDIRGVELRNVGEVIEALGRLRCSASTKG, encoded by the coding sequence ATGACAGACGATTTCGAAGACCTCAAGCGCCGGCTGGTGGTGGGGCACAAGAGCGATGGACGCAGCGTGTACGACGAAGCGGCGAAGTCCGAACTGGTGGCACTGTGCCTGCAGCCAGGCGCCTCGGTGTCGCGCCTGGCGCGCGAGTGCGGCGTCAATGCCAACCAGGTGGGACGCTGGCTTCGCGAGCATGGCCACGGTGCTCGTGCGCGCAAGGCCGTTGCCAGCGTGGTGCCGGCGCCCGCGGCGTTCGTGGCGGTCTCGGTGCCGCCGGCGTCGCCGATCGCGGTCCGAAGCGGCGGCGACATCGTCGCCGTGATGGACGTGCAGGCACGCTTGCCCAATGGCGTGGCGATCGACATTCGCGGCGTCGAGCTGCGCAACGTCGGCGAAGTGATCGAGGCGCTCGGGAGGCTGCGGTGTTCCGCTTCGACGAAAGGCTGA
- the tnpB gene encoding IS66 family insertion sequence element accessory protein TnpB (TnpB, as the term is used for proteins encoded by IS66 family insertion elements, is considered an accessory protein, since TnpC, encoded by a neighboring gene, is a DDE family transposase.): MFRFDERLKVYLHREPVDFRLSINGLAVLVEQALGLDPFASCAYVFSNRRRDRVKILGWERNGFWLLLKRLEKDRFIWPSAEAVPTLTPEQLHWLLEGIDIAVVQRHSRLRYSSVA; the protein is encoded by the coding sequence GTGTTCCGCTTCGACGAAAGGCTGAAGGTCTACCTGCACCGCGAGCCGGTGGACTTCCGGCTGAGCATCAACGGCTTGGCGGTGCTGGTGGAGCAGGCCCTGGGCCTGGACCCGTTCGCCTCGTGCGCCTACGTGTTCAGCAACCGCCGGCGCGACCGGGTCAAGATCCTGGGCTGGGAACGCAACGGCTTCTGGCTGTTGCTCAAGCGCCTGGAGAAGGACAGGTTCATCTGGCCCTCGGCCGAGGCGGTTCCCACGCTGACCCCCGAGCAACTGCACTGGTTGCTCGAGGGCATCGACATCGCGGTGGTGCAACGCCACTCCCGTCTGCGCTATTCCAGCGTGGCTTGA
- the tnpC gene encoding IS66 family transposase, whose product MSIQAGVPPPATITAEELAALIAERDALAGALRVATTERDLALERLKALQRQLFAAKSEARGTDQKDLFLNEAEALAPTDQTPQAEVEDIDEEESTPVAGHQRKKRGRKPLDPALPRDIVRHELPESERVCAHDGHALVEIGAEVSEQMDVIPEQVRVLQHHRIKYACPCCDQSLKVAPVPARIIPRGLLTEEAQAWVITGKYQFGMPLYRTAVLLRRFGGDIASNTLASGIVRIGQAVQPVINLLRDHLLDSDLIYGDETHVQVLKEPGRKAQTKSFMWAQMNGTGPPVRLFAYAPGRGAVHAEKLYAGIRPGTTLITDGYEVYNGIAKAGGLTHLGCWVHARRPFIKAEEATPKAARSPDQLATRFVRLIGKLYRAESLARDWTPARRLRMRSRYSAAVVREIERLLLTHLHSVAPSSWLGEALHYLHGQWPKLVRFLDNAAWPLDSNPVENAIRPFVVGRRSWLFADTVGGANASANLYSLIETAKANKVEPYRYLVALFKKLPLAQTVDDYEALLPWNIEIGSP is encoded by the coding sequence ATGTCGATCCAAGCTGGCGTGCCGCCGCCTGCCACCATCACCGCTGAAGAACTCGCCGCGCTCATCGCCGAGCGCGACGCGCTGGCCGGCGCGTTGCGGGTAGCGACCACCGAGCGGGACCTCGCACTGGAGCGGTTGAAGGCGCTGCAGCGCCAGCTCTTCGCCGCCAAGAGCGAAGCCCGTGGCACGGATCAGAAGGACCTGTTCCTCAACGAGGCCGAAGCACTCGCGCCCACCGATCAGACGCCGCAGGCCGAGGTCGAAGACATCGACGAAGAGGAGTCGACGCCGGTCGCCGGTCACCAGCGCAAGAAGCGTGGACGCAAGCCGCTGGATCCGGCGCTGCCGCGCGACATCGTGCGCCACGAGCTGCCCGAGTCCGAGCGTGTGTGCGCTCACGATGGCCACGCATTGGTCGAGATCGGCGCCGAGGTCAGCGAGCAGATGGACGTCATCCCCGAGCAGGTGCGTGTGCTGCAGCATCACCGCATCAAGTACGCCTGTCCCTGCTGCGATCAGAGCCTGAAGGTCGCGCCGGTGCCGGCGCGCATCATCCCGCGAGGCCTCCTCACCGAAGAGGCCCAGGCCTGGGTCATCACCGGCAAGTACCAGTTCGGCATGCCGCTGTACCGCACGGCCGTCTTGCTGCGCCGCTTCGGTGGCGACATCGCGAGCAACACGCTGGCGTCGGGCATCGTGCGCATCGGCCAGGCTGTGCAGCCGGTCATCAACTTGCTGCGCGACCACTTGCTGGACTCGGACCTGATCTACGGCGACGAGACCCACGTCCAGGTACTGAAGGAGCCTGGGCGCAAGGCACAGACGAAGAGCTTCATGTGGGCGCAGATGAATGGCACGGGTCCACCGGTGCGATTGTTCGCCTATGCGCCGGGACGCGGCGCTGTGCACGCCGAGAAGCTGTATGCCGGCATCCGCCCCGGCACCACGCTCATCACTGATGGCTACGAGGTCTACAACGGCATCGCGAAGGCCGGTGGTCTCACGCACCTTGGGTGCTGGGTCCACGCGCGCCGACCGTTCATCAAGGCCGAGGAAGCCACCCCGAAGGCGGCTCGCTCGCCGGATCAGCTCGCGACCCGGTTCGTGCGGCTGATTGGCAAGCTGTACCGTGCCGAGTCCTTGGCCAGGGACTGGACGCCCGCGCGCCGGCTGCGGATGCGCTCGCGCTACAGCGCCGCGGTTGTGCGCGAGATCGAGCGACTGCTGCTCACGCACCTGCACAGCGTTGCGCCGTCGAGCTGGCTGGGCGAAGCGCTGCACTACCTGCATGGGCAGTGGCCCAAGCTCGTGCGGTTCCTAGACAACGCAGCCTGGCCGCTGGACTCCAATCCGGTGGAGAACGCGATCCGACCCTTCGTCGTCGGGCGACGCAGCTGGCTGTTCGCCGACACCGTCGGCGGTGCCAATGCAAGCGCCAATCTCTACTCGCTGATCGAAACGGCCAAGGCCAACAAGGTCGAGCCCTATCGGTACCTCGTCGCCTTGTTCAAGAAGCTGCCACTGGCACAGACGGTCGACGACTACGAGGCGCTGCTGCCCTGGAACATCGAGATCGGCTCGCCGTAG